The Arachis hypogaea cultivar Tifrunner chromosome 19, arahy.Tifrunner.gnm2.J5K5, whole genome shotgun sequence genome has a window encoding:
- the LOC112779811 gene encoding polygalacturonase At1g48100 isoform X2, whose product MRHSQYILAFFFTLILTTQARHHHHTKHKHSSHSNNNDNNTNNQSYPPSPSPSPSSGISMPPVAAPGGYDNEAPSPSPSDDDGSEIFNVRTFGAIGDGIADDTKSFKMAWDSACQSDSAINIVLVPRGFSFMVQSTIFTGPCQGGLVLKVDGTLMPPDGPESWPNNTSRRQWLVFYRINNMSLQGSGVIDGRGQNWWDLPCKPHKALRFFMSSNLSVQGLRIKNSPQFHFRFDGCKSVRVDSIFITSPALSPNTDGIHIENTNDVRIYNSVISNGDDCVSIGTGCYDVDIKNITCGPSHGISIGSLGNHNSRACVSNITVRESTIKGSDNGVRIKTWQGGSGSVSKVTFSKIHMESVRNPIIIDQFYCLSKDCSNKSSAVFVSDIVYSNIKGTYDIRHPPMRFACSDSVPCTNLTLSDIELLPAQGDLFNDPFCWNAYGNLETLTIPPVSCLIEGLPQSLPGNDLSRC is encoded by the exons ATGAGGCACTCTCAATATATCTTAGCATTTTTCTTCACTTTAATTCTTACAACTCAAGCAAGACACCATCACCATACAAAACACAAACACTCTTCACATTCTAATAATAATGACAATAATACTAATAATCAATCAtatcctccttctccttctccttctccttcttccggAATTTCAATGCCTCCTGTGGCTGCACCCGGTGGTTATGATAATGAAGCTCCTAGTCCTAGTCCCTCTGATGATGATGGCTCCGAAATCTTCAATGTTCGAACATTTGGGGCCATTGGAGATGGTATAGCTGATGATACAAAGTCCTTCAAGATGGCGTGGGACAGTGCTTGCCAAAGTGATTCAGCAATTAACATTGTACTTGTTCCTCGCGGTTTCTCGTTCATGGTCCAGTCTACAATCTTCACTGGTCCCTGTCAAGGTGGCTTAGTGTTAAAG GTTGATGGCACTCTCATGCCACCAGATGGACCTGAATCTTGGCCAAACAACACAAGTAGGCGTCAATGGCTTGTCTTTTACAGAATCAATAATATGTCACTACAAGGAAGTGGTGTTATTGATGGCAGAGGACAAAATTGGTGGGACCTTCCTTGTAAGCCTCATAAG GCATTAAGGTTTTTCATGAGTTCAAACTTGAGTGTGCAAGGACTTAGAATCAAGAACAGTCCCCAGTTCCATTTCAGATTTGATGGCTGCAAAAGCGTTCGAGTAGATTCAATCTTCATAACATCTCCAGCACTAAGTCCCAACACTGATGGAATACACATAGAAAACACAAATGACGTAAGGATATACAATTCCGTCATTTCCAACG GTGATGACTGTGTGTCCATTGGAACGGGTTGCTATGATGTTGATATAAAGAACATTACATGTGGTCCCAGCCACGGAATTAG CATTGGTAGTTTGGGAAACCACAACTCAAGAGCCTGTGTGTCAAACATTACAGTAAGAGAGTCAACGATCAAAGGGTCAGACAATGGAGTAAGAATAAAAACATGGCAAGGAGGATCAGGATCAGTATCAAAAGTAACATTCAGCAAGATTCACATGGAGAGTGTACGGAACCCAATAATAATCGACCAATTCTATTGCCTATCGAAAGATTGCAGCAACAAAAGCTCGGCAGTATTTGTATCAGACATAGTATACTCAAACATAAAGGGGACATATGATATAAGGCACCCACCCATGCGTTTCGCTTGCAGtgactctgtgccttgcactaaCTTAACTCTTTCTGATATTGAGCTTCTTCCTGCACAGGGTGATCTTTTTAATGACCCTTTCTGTTGGAATGCTTATGGCAATTTGGAGACACTAACTATTCCTCCTGTTTCTTGCTTGATTGAGGGTCTTCCTCAGTCTCTTCCAGGGAATGATTTATCTCGTTGTTGA
- the LOC112779811 gene encoding polygalacturonase At1g48100 isoform X1 → MRHSQYILAFFFTLILTTQARHHHHTKHKHSSHSNNNDNNTNNQSYPPSPSPSPSSGISMPPVAAPGGYDNEAPSPSPSDDDGSEIFNVRTFGAIGDGIADDTKSFKMAWDSACQSDSAINIVLVPRGFSFMVQSTIFTGPCQGGLVLKVDGTLMPPDGPESWPNNTSRRQWLVFYRINNMSLQGSGVIDGRGQNWWDLPCKPHKGPNGTTLPGPCDSPVALRFFMSSNLSVQGLRIKNSPQFHFRFDGCKSVRVDSIFITSPALSPNTDGIHIENTNDVRIYNSVISNGDDCVSIGTGCYDVDIKNITCGPSHGISIGSLGNHNSRACVSNITVRESTIKGSDNGVRIKTWQGGSGSVSKVTFSKIHMESVRNPIIIDQFYCLSKDCSNKSSAVFVSDIVYSNIKGTYDIRHPPMRFACSDSVPCTNLTLSDIELLPAQGDLFNDPFCWNAYGNLETLTIPPVSCLIEGLPQSLPGNDLSRC, encoded by the exons ATGAGGCACTCTCAATATATCTTAGCATTTTTCTTCACTTTAATTCTTACAACTCAAGCAAGACACCATCACCATACAAAACACAAACACTCTTCACATTCTAATAATAATGACAATAATACTAATAATCAATCAtatcctccttctccttctccttctccttcttccggAATTTCAATGCCTCCTGTGGCTGCACCCGGTGGTTATGATAATGAAGCTCCTAGTCCTAGTCCCTCTGATGATGATGGCTCCGAAATCTTCAATGTTCGAACATTTGGGGCCATTGGAGATGGTATAGCTGATGATACAAAGTCCTTCAAGATGGCGTGGGACAGTGCTTGCCAAAGTGATTCAGCAATTAACATTGTACTTGTTCCTCGCGGTTTCTCGTTCATGGTCCAGTCTACAATCTTCACTGGTCCCTGTCAAGGTGGCTTAGTGTTAAAG GTTGATGGCACTCTCATGCCACCAGATGGACCTGAATCTTGGCCAAACAACACAAGTAGGCGTCAATGGCTTGTCTTTTACAGAATCAATAATATGTCACTACAAGGAAGTGGTGTTATTGATGGCAGAGGACAAAATTGGTGGGACCTTCCTTGTAAGCCTCATAAG GGACCTAATGGGACTACACTTCCAGGACCTTGTGATAGCCCAGTT GCATTAAGGTTTTTCATGAGTTCAAACTTGAGTGTGCAAGGACTTAGAATCAAGAACAGTCCCCAGTTCCATTTCAGATTTGATGGCTGCAAAAGCGTTCGAGTAGATTCAATCTTCATAACATCTCCAGCACTAAGTCCCAACACTGATGGAATACACATAGAAAACACAAATGACGTAAGGATATACAATTCCGTCATTTCCAACG GTGATGACTGTGTGTCCATTGGAACGGGTTGCTATGATGTTGATATAAAGAACATTACATGTGGTCCCAGCCACGGAATTAG CATTGGTAGTTTGGGAAACCACAACTCAAGAGCCTGTGTGTCAAACATTACAGTAAGAGAGTCAACGATCAAAGGGTCAGACAATGGAGTAAGAATAAAAACATGGCAAGGAGGATCAGGATCAGTATCAAAAGTAACATTCAGCAAGATTCACATGGAGAGTGTACGGAACCCAATAATAATCGACCAATTCTATTGCCTATCGAAAGATTGCAGCAACAAAAGCTCGGCAGTATTTGTATCAGACATAGTATACTCAAACATAAAGGGGACATATGATATAAGGCACCCACCCATGCGTTTCGCTTGCAGtgactctgtgccttgcactaaCTTAACTCTTTCTGATATTGAGCTTCTTCCTGCACAGGGTGATCTTTTTAATGACCCTTTCTGTTGGAATGCTTATGGCAATTTGGAGACACTAACTATTCCTCCTGTTTCTTGCTTGATTGAGGGTCTTCCTCAGTCTCTTCCAGGGAATGATTTATCTCGTTGTTGA